One window of the Granulicella arctica genome contains the following:
- a CDS encoding protease pro-enzyme activation domain-containing protein: MSQLVRRLLSALILLGVVSSTAAYAQSAVQADRIAAHPNLRATTRIAGHVPSWAIQANDAGPVSPDTSLRLTFVLSRSPERQAAFTQLLADLQNPASPSYHHWLTPQQIGTRFGPTQHDLDTLTAWLSSQGLPVKEIAPSRIFVTTEAPVSAVANALGTSFRYFNVAAPAGQIAKARLAATTAPAIPTALAAIVTAIDGLADIPVYPMHHSSATPVPLGTSASTGTHYITPADFAVLYDLNPVYQSGINGANQKIAIMGRSRVDSGDISIFEKVTNLATKQPNIIVAPAGVDPGTTNTIDQDEATFDVDRVLGTAPGAQADLVIANAASGGIQTAAQYEVQTLLDPIMSISFGSCETNAGQSGITFWDTLFSQAAAEGISVFVSSGDAGAAACQSGNAPPSGTQARSINVICASSFATCVGGTQFADIASPATYWKPTNGTGLETAISYIPEGAWNEPTAISGSITTFVDSATGGGASAFITKPVWQIGTGVPADGFRDVPDVSFSTSIHNGYLICEGYKGQDCVNVIGLISGTSGSAPAMAGIAAILNQKTGGAQGNLNPFLYRLAASTPAAFHDATPATSGSSCDINTPSVCNNSTPSPTGLTGGLAGFALTTGYDQATGLGSLDVSNIVSAFTGAETISVSPASSSLTLAAGAIAGNTDLLTINSTVFAGSLSLGCTVTYNGTGTPASSPICSISPGTVTIPANGSVTSTLTLATSARSTAALAPKPSPRSTATFARFTLASLFLLPLLATKRVRRSLRTWSALSTGILLLAALGTLSACSGSSTPISPNPLLISSTNTAIAVSTPTIFAGASDTFSATVVNAGFNTAVAPTGSVRFFVNGGSTPAATAALSGTTATASIPFPTTGTYNVVAVYSGDNNFTASTSAAGSVAVIPTGTTAGSYTVTITAAAANGPTATSTVALTIQ, encoded by the coding sequence ATGTCTCAGCTCGTTCGGCGCCTGCTCTCCGCCCTCATCCTCCTCGGCGTAGTGTCCTCAACTGCGGCTTACGCACAAAGCGCAGTGCAAGCCGACCGTATCGCTGCCCATCCCAACCTCCGTGCCACCACGCGTATCGCCGGACACGTCCCGTCGTGGGCCATCCAGGCTAACGACGCCGGACCCGTCTCCCCCGACACCAGCCTCCGGCTCACCTTCGTCCTCTCCCGCTCCCCCGAGCGTCAGGCCGCCTTCACCCAGCTTCTCGCGGACCTCCAGAACCCCGCCTCCCCCAGCTATCATCACTGGCTCACGCCCCAGCAGATCGGCACACGGTTCGGTCCCACCCAGCATGATCTGGACACCCTCACCGCCTGGCTCTCCTCGCAGGGTCTGCCCGTCAAAGAGATCGCCCCCAGCCGCATCTTCGTCACCACCGAAGCCCCCGTCTCCGCCGTAGCCAACGCACTGGGAACGAGCTTCCGCTACTTCAACGTAGCCGCCCCCGCAGGCCAGATCGCCAAAGCTCGCCTCGCCGCGACCACCGCGCCAGCCATTCCCACCGCGCTCGCCGCCATCGTCACCGCCATCGACGGACTTGCCGACATCCCGGTCTACCCGATGCACCACTCTAGCGCCACACCCGTCCCGCTCGGCACTTCCGCCAGCACCGGCACCCACTACATCACGCCTGCAGACTTCGCCGTCCTCTACGACCTCAATCCCGTCTACCAGTCCGGCATCAATGGGGCCAACCAAAAAATCGCCATCATGGGCCGTTCCCGCGTCGACTCTGGCGACATCTCGATCTTCGAGAAGGTCACCAATCTGGCGACGAAGCAGCCAAACATCATCGTTGCGCCTGCGGGCGTCGACCCTGGCACCACCAACACCATCGATCAGGATGAAGCAACCTTCGACGTTGACCGAGTCCTCGGGACCGCCCCCGGAGCACAGGCCGATCTGGTCATCGCCAACGCTGCTTCAGGCGGCATTCAGACCGCCGCCCAGTATGAGGTCCAGACCCTCCTCGATCCCATCATGAGCATCAGCTTCGGCTCCTGCGAGACCAACGCCGGCCAGTCCGGCATAACCTTCTGGGACACCCTGTTCTCGCAAGCCGCCGCCGAAGGCATCTCCGTCTTCGTTTCCTCGGGTGATGCCGGTGCCGCCGCTTGCCAGTCCGGCAACGCGCCGCCCTCTGGCACGCAGGCCCGCAGCATCAACGTCATCTGCGCCAGCAGCTTTGCCACCTGCGTCGGCGGCACCCAGTTCGCCGACATCGCTTCACCCGCCACCTACTGGAAGCCCACCAATGGCACCGGCCTCGAAACCGCCATCTCCTACATTCCTGAAGGAGCATGGAACGAGCCGACCGCCATCAGCGGCAGCATCACGACCTTTGTCGATAGCGCCACCGGCGGCGGTGCCAGCGCCTTCATCACCAAGCCCGTCTGGCAGATCGGCACCGGCGTCCCAGCTGATGGCTTCCGCGATGTTCCTGACGTCAGCTTCTCCACCTCCATCCACAACGGCTATCTCATCTGCGAGGGCTATAAAGGTCAGGACTGCGTTAACGTCATCGGCCTCATCAGCGGAACGTCAGGCTCCGCTCCCGCTATGGCCGGGATCGCCGCCATTCTCAATCAGAAGACCGGAGGCGCGCAGGGAAACCTCAATCCCTTCCTCTACCGCCTCGCTGCCAGCACCCCCGCCGCCTTCCATGACGCCACTCCGGCTACCAGTGGCTCATCCTGCGACATCAACACACCGAGCGTCTGCAACAACAGCACGCCCAGCCCCACCGGCCTCACCGGCGGTCTCGCAGGCTTTGCCCTCACCACCGGCTACGATCAGGCCACCGGCCTCGGCTCACTCGACGTAAGCAACATCGTCTCCGCCTTCACAGGTGCAGAAACCATCAGCGTCAGCCCCGCCAGCAGCAGCCTCACCCTGGCCGCAGGCGCTATCGCCGGCAACACCGACCTCCTCACCATCAACTCCACGGTCTTCGCTGGCAGCCTCTCCCTTGGCTGTACCGTCACCTACAACGGCACCGGCACCCCGGCATCAAGCCCCATCTGCAGCATCAGCCCAGGCACTGTCACGATCCCCGCAAACGGCTCCGTGACCAGCACCCTTACCCTCGCCACCTCGGCTCGCTCCACCGCGGCGCTCGCGCCAAAGCCTTCGCCGCGGAGTACCGCAACCTTCGCTCGCTTCACCCTCGCCTCCCTCTTTCTCCTGCCGCTCCTCGCAACCAAACGCGTGCGCCGTTCCCTGCGTACCTGGAGTGCGCTCTCGACAGGCATCCTTCTACTCGCCGCACTAGGCACACTCTCAGCCTGCAGCGGCTCCAGCACGCCGATCAGCCCCAACCCTCTACTGATCAGCAGCACCAACACCGCCATCGCCGTCTCCACGCCAACCATCTTTGCCGGCGCGTCCGACACTTTTTCGGCCACCGTCGTCAACGCCGGCTTCAACACCGCCGTGGCTCCCACCGGTAGCGTAAGGTTCTTCGTCAACGGAGGATCCACTCCCGCTGCCACCGCCGCCCTCTCCGGCACAACCGCCACAGCATCAATCCCGTTCCCCACAACCGGCACCTATAACGTGGTCGCCGTCTACTCAGGAGACAACAACTTCACCGCCTCCACCTCCGCAGCCGGCAGCGTAGCCGTCATCCCCACAGGAACGACCGCCGGTTCCTACACGGTAACCATCACCGCCGCCGCTGCGAACGGCCCGACAGCCACCAGCACCGTAGCTCTCACCATCCAGTAG
- a CDS encoding HNH endonuclease → MFEGIHLTILTHHSHRYSQTSMLPTRTLPGGRIQRATLPTGPNGLPLCRWCELEILAKRRRTFCSDYCVHQHRLRTNPGYLRDQVFARDRGICVLCEADTIAIYNALKRSRGAARIAGLSLYGMKTITSRRSLWDADHILPVAEGGGQCDLDNLRTLCLPCHRELTAQLHLRLRTSRTLR, encoded by the coding sequence TTGTTCGAAGGCATCCACCTCACCATCCTCACGCACCATTCCCACCGTTATTCTCAAACAAGCATGCTTCCCACCCGCACCCTGCCCGGCGGCCGCATCCAGCGCGCGACCCTCCCCACTGGCCCGAACGGCCTGCCGCTCTGCCGCTGGTGCGAACTCGAGATCCTCGCCAAACGCCGCCGCACCTTCTGCTCCGACTACTGCGTCCACCAGCATCGCCTTCGCACCAATCCCGGCTACCTCCGGGATCAGGTCTTCGCCCGCGACCGCGGCATCTGCGTCCTCTGCGAAGCCGACACCATCGCCATCTACAACGCCCTCAAGCGGAGCCGTGGAGCCGCCCGCATCGCTGGCCTCTCCCTCTACGGCATGAAGACGATCACCAGCCGCCGCTCCCTCTGGGACGCCGACCACATTCTTCCCGTAGCTGAAGGAGGCGGTCAGTGCGACCTCGACAACCTCCGCACCCTCTGCCTCCCCTGTCACCGCGAACTTACCGCCCAACTCCACCTCCGTCTTCGCACCAGCCGTACACTACGATAG
- a CDS encoding cupin domain-containing protein, whose product MEPTFSHTAWDAIPVEAMSSHIGRQFITGQNVMIARVLLAKDAHVPMHSHLNEQVAYILSGALKFIIDGQEMIVRAGEVLCIPPHLPHEAFALEDTVDLDIFNPPRQDWIDRDDSYLRAAPVAAKEGN is encoded by the coding sequence ATGGAACCAACCTTCAGCCACACCGCCTGGGACGCAATCCCTGTCGAAGCCATGAGTTCCCACATTGGCCGGCAGTTCATCACCGGTCAGAACGTCATGATCGCCCGCGTCCTCCTCGCGAAAGACGCTCACGTCCCAATGCATTCGCACCTCAACGAGCAGGTCGCCTACATCCTCTCGGGAGCCCTCAAGTTCATCATCGACGGTCAAGAAATGATCGTTCGCGCCGGCGAAGTCCTCTGCATTCCACCGCATCTCCCACACGAAGCCTTCGCCCTCGAAGATACCGTCGATCTCGACATCTTCAACCCACCTCGTCAGGACTGGATCGATCGCGACGACAGCTATCTCCGCGCCGCCCCTGTAGCCGCGAAGGAGGGGAACTGA
- a CDS encoding SDR family oxidoreductase, translated as MDLGLKDRNVIVAAASEGIARSAAEKFAAEGARVALCSRDLAKLRPTAEAIADTGATVLFEALDVTDEAAVQQFVAQVAAKFGSVDVCITNAGGPPARMFLETTTAEWKSAVDLNLMSTIHFARAVIPHMQRNRWGRIVTITSVSVRQPVSDLIYSNTVRAGALGLLKSLSNEFGKDGITVNNVAPGYAATARLRSIINRRAAKQGISEEAFTTRLIADAALKRVGEAAEIADAILFLASDRASYITGQTLLVDGGLYKGL; from the coding sequence ATGGACCTCGGCCTCAAAGATCGCAACGTCATCGTCGCCGCCGCCAGCGAAGGCATCGCTCGTTCTGCCGCCGAAAAGTTCGCCGCCGAAGGGGCCCGCGTTGCCCTCTGTTCTCGCGACCTCGCCAAGCTCCGCCCCACCGCCGAAGCCATCGCCGACACCGGCGCAACCGTCCTCTTCGAAGCCCTCGACGTCACAGACGAAGCCGCCGTCCAGCAGTTCGTAGCCCAGGTTGCTGCGAAGTTCGGCAGCGTGGACGTCTGCATCACCAACGCCGGCGGACCACCTGCCCGCATGTTCCTCGAAACCACCACGGCCGAGTGGAAGAGCGCCGTCGACCTCAACCTTATGAGCACCATTCACTTCGCCCGCGCCGTCATCCCGCACATGCAGCGCAATCGTTGGGGCCGCATCGTCACCATCACCTCGGTCTCCGTCCGCCAGCCCGTCTCGGACCTCATCTACTCGAACACCGTCCGCGCCGGAGCCCTCGGTTTATTGAAATCCCTGTCAAACGAGTTCGGCAAAGATGGAATCACTGTCAACAACGTAGCGCCCGGCTACGCAGCCACCGCCCGCCTCCGCTCTATCATTAACCGTCGGGCAGCCAAGCAGGGCATCTCCGAAGAAGCCTTCACCACCCGCCTCATCGCCGATGCCGCCCTTAAGCGTGTAGGCGAAGCCGCCGAGATCGCCGACGCTATTCTGTTCCTCGCCTCCGACCGGGCCTCCTACATCACCGGCCAGACCCTCCTCGTGGACGGTGGTCTCTACAAAGGTCTGTAG